One segment of Papaver somniferum cultivar HN1 unplaced genomic scaffold, ASM357369v1 unplaced-scaffold_137, whole genome shotgun sequence DNA contains the following:
- the LOC113334626 gene encoding uncharacterized protein LOC113334626, with the protein MKNQEVVIEDQPPPVQVSEDTSAHYANNFEWKHKKDAKKWAQEQGLKKMCIIVQNKQVTPTSFQMVCECSEKYERHWKKGSEYKPKTTRKRGRYNTKKCGCPFKLKFKFNDDKKVWYMEKVVSGYHTHPIPKSLINHPYSARLNTLEKELVRVLSKRRTRPIDILSGVKVLNPSNSSSLATIYNEREKFRIELWQDRVLMQQLLFLFEEAKYSTAHDTNDEGEVEYLFIANPECVELTRYFHQIIFMDCTYKTNKYNMPILDFIGQTSTKSTSTVTFCFLKDESKESYEWALQKVQLLYQEGYTPEC; encoded by the coding sequence ATGAAAAACCAAGAGGTGGTTATAGAAGACCAACCGCCACCGGTGCAAGTTTCCGAGGACACAAGTGCTCACTATGCAAACAACTTTGAGTGGAAACATAAGAaagatgcaaagaagtgggctcaagaacaAGGGCTGAAAAAGATGTGCatcatagtccagaataaacaagttACTCCCACtagctttcaaatggtttgcgagtgtagtgaaAAGTATGAGAGACATTGGAAGAAGGGTAGTGAGTATAAGCCAAAAACAACGAGGAAGAGGGGACGTTATAATACGAAGAAGTGCGGATGTCCTTTtaagcttaaatttaaatttaacgaCGACAAGAAAGTGTGGTATATGGAAAAAGTAGTCTCGGGTTATCATACTCATCCTATTCCGAAGAGTTTGATCAACCATCCTTATTCGGCAAGGCTCAACACTTTAGAAAAAGAGTTAGTACGCGTGTTGAGTAAAAGACGTACAAGACCAATTGATATTCTTAGTGGCGTGAAGGTGTTAAACCCCTCAAACTCATCCTCACTGGCAACTATCTATAacgaaagagaaaaatttagaattGAGTTATGGCAAGATAGGGTGCTTATGcaacaattattatttttgtttgaggAAGCAAAGTACTCTACCGCCCACGACACGAATGACGAAGGTGAAGTGGAATATCTTTTCATCGCGAATCCAGAATGTGTAGAGTTGACAAGATACTTCCATCAAATTATCTTTATGGATTGCACGTATAAAACGAACAAGTACAACATGCCGATATTGGACTTTATTGGGCAAACATCTACCAAGTCGACATCTACCGTTacgttttgtttcttgaaagacgAGTCGAAGGAAAGTTATGAATGGGCATTGCAAAAGGTCCAGCTATTGTATCAAGAAGGTTATACTCCTGAGTGTTGA
- the LOC113334337 gene encoding uncharacterized protein LOC113334337, translated as MGARTQDEKRGSGGTQVEEGEQREEAEAQYVETKTLVWWDIENCPVPFLHSRQGLSSSSSSSHSTAQNIASALKKMNYRGPISISAYGDTNRIPTSVQHALSSTGITLNHVPSGVKDASDKKILVDMLFWAVGNPAPANYLLISGDRDFSNALHQLRMRRYNILLAQPPSACAPLVAAAKSVWIWSVLLAGGSPLPNKGRDTLLLHPVSGSVSLGNQKISSNARTFGNSHKVVKQVWKVSQFNSISRTSGDPVHEDAHQSNESFEEEQLKVAPHQFFGAKKSKATSSTNSTHSSDGTIPKNLDPSLSTWNRLSSNYELHYPHHARSKSLPTEANSDPVNVYSQSTGYPFGFQSPHHLQPENRVSKSNFNTEGYPVAPELASSGMCTNDYPIDFWDCQGCPQPPDYMEGLICVILLALGGLKENKMAPTEANIADWILYGDPTHHNIDVKEVLDISIERGRVNKRQVGALQVYIGKTQGELWRCVNPIGGNLRQHPKEVWDEVKKFLLSPNGRSDVIASKCRFEAATILRDACLQNYVLGDVLLILDTVITIKRWIKPHFSGWQPVKVSPFIE; from the exons ATGGGTGCAAGAACACAGGATGAAAAGAGAGGAAGTGGTGGAACACAGGTTGAAGAAGGAGAACAAAGAGAGGAAGCGGAAGCACAATATGTAGAAACAAAAACATTAGTATGGTGGGATATCGAGAACTGTCCTGTTCCGTTTCTTCATTCTCGTCAAGggttatcttcttcctcatcttcttcgcATTCAACAGCACAGAACATAGCTTCAGCACTAAAGAAAATGAATTACAGAGGACCCATTTCTATATCTGCTTATGGTGATACAAACCGTATTCCTACTTCTGTTCAACATGCTCTTTCTAGTACCGGCATAACTCTCAACCATGTCCCTTCTG GTGTAAAAGATGCTAGTGATAAGAAGATTCTGGTTGACATGTTATTTTGGGCAGTAGGCAATCCTGCTCCAGCTAATTATTTGTTGATTTCTGGCGACCGAGACTTCTCCAATGCTCTTCATCAATTACGTATGAGAAGATACAATATACTTTTAGCGCAACCACCAAGTGCATGTGCTCCACTTGTTGCTGCAGCTAAAAGTGTGTGGATTTGGAGTGTTCTTCTTGCAGGAGGATCACCATTGCCTAATAAGGGCCGAGATACATTGCTACTACATCCTGTTTCTGGTAGTGTCTCCTTGGGGAACCAAAAGATATCTAGTAATGCAAGGACTTTTGGTAATAGTCATAAAGTGGTTAAACAGGTGTGGAAAGTATCACAATTCAACAGTATATCAAGGACCTCAGGTGATCCAGTTCATGAGGATGCTCATCAGAGCAATGAAAGCTTTGAAGAAGAGCAGCTTAAGGTAGCTCCACATCAATTCTTTGGTGCTAAAAAGTCCAAAGCTACGTCTTCCACCAATTCTACACACAGTAGTGATGGTACCATCCCCAAGAATCTTGATCCTTCACTGAGCACATGGAACAGGTTATCCAGTAATTATGAACTCCATTATCCCCATCATGCAAGGTCGAAAAGTCTTCCTACAGAAGCTAATTCTGATCCGGTTAATGTTTATTCACAGAGTACTGGATACCCTTTTGGTTTTCAGTCTCCACATCATTTACAACCAGAAAACAGGGTATCAAAGTCAAACTTCAATACAGAGGGATATCCTGTTGCTCCAGAATTAGCATCCTCTGGAATGTGTACTAACGACTATCCTATTGATTTTTGGGATTGCCAAGGATGCCCGCAACCTCCTGACTATATGGAAGGCCTTATCTGCGTCATTCTACTTGCATTAGGCGGCCTAAAAGAGAATAAGATGGCACCAACTGAAGCAAACATAGCTGATTGGATTCTCTATGGAGATCCTACGCACCACAATATTGATGTTAAGGAAGTGCTGGACATTTCCATTGAGCGAGGGAGAGTAAACAAGCGGCAAGTTGGTGCACTTCAGGTTTACATAGGGAAGACTCAGGGAGAGCTTTGGAGGTGTGTTAACCCTATCGGTGGAAATCTTAGGCAGCATCCAAAGGAAGTGTGGGATGAAGTCAAGAAGTTTCTATTATCACCGAATGGAAGATCTGACGTTATTGCTTCCAAGTGCAG GTTTGAAGCAGCTACTATTCTAAGGGATGCTTGCTTACAGAACTATGTCTTGGGTGATGTACTCTTAATTTTAGACACGGTAATCACCATAAAAAGGTGGATCAAGCCTCACTTTTCCGGATGGCAGCCAGTAAAAGTTAGTCCATTTATAGAGTAA